Proteins encoded in a region of the Desertifilum tharense IPPAS B-1220 genome:
- a CDS encoding S-layer family protein gives MKNAPRAAIPSGMARLLKPIGSCLILPLGWFCHCPGIAIAQITPDGSLNTTVIPNGDRFTILNGTSAGNNLFHSFQQFSVPTGGAATFDLVNTPNISTIFSRVTGGSFSRIDGLIQTSNGNQPVSLFLLNPNGIVFGPNAQLNLGGSFVGTTAHQIQFAEGGSFRADTTPLSPLLTLNTPIGLQFGSNAGAIAVQDDAAPSPIPSQLESLSGLQVSPGNTLALLGNGITLVSGNVNSLNGSIELGSVQSGTVSFSPTLNFDYSQVEAFNDIQLTQQSQIIGVGIGGTTINLQGRNIQIAEGSTLLIANRGSLEGDRLSVNATELLSLSGTNRTRTNGSRIVTNTATEGKGGDVTISARQAIVEDGGQIATQTDGSGVGGNLSLRVSESLFVNGTPSAVFTLATSIATVSSGAGESGHVTVSAQQLQVLNGGTIGSSVFGLGDGGDVQINVSDSIEVSGVNSLSLLPSSLSTSTIGWGNAGNLDITTAKLAVREGSLVSSSTGGVANAGNLTIRASEWIEVSGVAPGSFLSSGLGSNALILDPISRAAYRLPDVPTGDAGGVSLIAPQLRVLDRAEVGVKNDGTGNAGNFEVHANTIILNNGGAITAETQSGNGGNLLLSVQERLQMRNNSRISVEAGGAGDGGNITIESPVILGWENSDITANAIQGNGGNIQVTAQGILGLQFRDRPTPGNDITASSEFGVSGTVRINTLDVEPSAGLVELPANPVDPTQQIVVGCADTRNNRFVATGRGGVPENPSQRVILDRAWVDVRTLSSDRAPLAQSPSAPESLVEAVGWYRNPQGSIELVGTTSSTRGSSLSCLKDAVPQTSSNLHEIPSERSPEL, from the coding sequence ATGAAAAACGCACCTCGTGCAGCGATTCCTTCGGGAATGGCCAGGTTGTTGAAACCAATCGGTAGCTGCCTCATTTTGCCACTGGGATGGTTTTGCCATTGTCCAGGAATAGCGATCGCTCAAATTACTCCCGATGGTAGCCTGAATACGACGGTTATCCCAAACGGCGATCGCTTTACCATCCTCAACGGCACATCCGCCGGAAACAATCTGTTTCATAGCTTTCAGCAATTTTCGGTTCCCACTGGGGGGGCTGCCACCTTTGATTTAGTCAATACTCCCAATATCTCCACAATCTTTAGCCGAGTCACGGGAGGAAGCTTTTCTCGCATTGATGGCTTAATTCAAACGAGCAATGGCAACCAACCTGTCAGCCTGTTTTTACTCAATCCCAACGGAATCGTATTTGGGCCAAACGCTCAATTGAACCTTGGCGGCTCGTTTGTGGGGACAACAGCCCATCAAATTCAGTTTGCTGAGGGGGGGAGCTTCCGAGCAGATACAACCCCCTTGTCGCCGCTCTTAACCCTAAACACGCCCATCGGGCTGCAATTTGGCTCAAACGCGGGCGCGATCGCTGTCCAGGATGATGCCGCACCCAGTCCCATTCCTAGTCAACTAGAGAGTCTATCCGGCTTACAGGTGAGTCCGGGAAATACGCTCGCTTTGCTAGGCAATGGGATTACGCTAGTTAGCGGTAATGTGAATAGCCTCAATGGCTCGATTGAACTGGGTAGCGTTCAATCGGGGACTGTCTCTTTTTCCCCAACCTTAAACTTTGATTATTCTCAGGTTGAGGCGTTTAACGACATTCAACTGACTCAACAGTCGCAAATCATCGGTGTGGGAATCGGTGGAACAACAATTAATCTTCAGGGGAGAAATATTCAGATCGCAGAAGGCTCAACCCTCCTCATTGCCAATCGAGGCTCCTTGGAAGGCGATCGCCTGAGCGTAAATGCAACCGAATTGCTGAGTTTGAGTGGAACCAACCGCACGAGAACCAACGGTAGCCGCATCGTTACCAATACCGCCACAGAGGGCAAAGGCGGCGATGTGACAATCTCGGCTCGACAGGCAATTGTAGAAGATGGCGGGCAAATTGCCACTCAAACTGATGGTTCTGGGGTAGGAGGCAATCTCAGCCTACGGGTTTCTGAGTCTCTTTTTGTCAATGGGACTCCTTCTGCGGTGTTCACCCTCGCAACGAGTATTGCAACGGTCTCATCCGGTGCGGGAGAATCGGGTCATGTAACGGTTTCTGCCCAACAACTCCAAGTGCTAAATGGCGGTACGATTGGCTCATCGGTTTTTGGATTGGGCGATGGCGGCGATGTCCAAATTAATGTCTCAGACTCGATTGAAGTCTCTGGAGTTAATAGCCTTTCCTTGTTGCCAAGCTCGTTATCTACTTCAACGATTGGTTGGGGGAATGCTGGCAATCTCGATATTACGACGGCAAAACTAGCTGTTCGCGAAGGCAGCTTAGTCAGTTCTTCAACGGGTGGGGTAGCCAATGCCGGAAATCTCACTATTCGGGCTTCCGAATGGATTGAGGTGAGCGGAGTGGCTCCTGGTAGTTTTCTGAGTAGCGGTTTGGGTTCTAACGCTCTCATTCTCGATCCGATTTCGCGGGCTGCCTATCGGCTTCCGGACGTTCCGACAGGCGACGCGGGAGGGGTAAGTTTGATCGCGCCGCAACTGCGCGTTCTCGATCGAGCCGAAGTGGGGGTGAAAAATGATGGCACGGGAAATGCTGGGAATTTTGAGGTACATGCTAATACGATTATCTTGAACAATGGCGGGGCGATTACGGCAGAAACGCAATCGGGCAATGGCGGAAATTTACTGTTGAGCGTTCAAGAACGCCTGCAAATGCGAAACAATAGCCGAATTTCTGTGGAAGCTGGCGGCGCAGGTGATGGCGGGAATATTACGATTGAAAGCCCGGTGATTTTAGGGTGGGAAAATAGCGATATTACAGCAAATGCTATTCAGGGAAATGGCGGCAATATTCAAGTTACAGCCCAAGGGATTTTAGGGTTACAATTTCGCGATCGCCCTACGCCCGGTAATGATATTACTGCGAGTTCGGAATTTGGCGTCAGCGGGACGGTTCGCATCAATACGCTAGATGTTGAACCGAGTGCGGGTTTGGTAGAATTGCCAGCCAATCCCGTCGATCCCACTCAGCAGATTGTTGTGGGTTGTGCGGATACTCGCAATAATCGATTTGTGGCCACTGGGCGCGGTGGCGTGCCGGAAAACCCCTCACAGCGCGTAATTCTCGATCGCGCTTGGGTGGATGTGCGAACTTTATCGAGCGATCGCGCTCCCTTGGCTCAATCGCCTTCTGCTCCAGAGTCTCTTGTGGAAGCCGTGGGCTGGTATCGCAATCCCCAAGGCAGTATTGAGTTGGTGGGAACCACTAGCTCGACTCGCGGATCGAGCCTTTCTTGTCTGAAGGATGCTGTTCCTCAAACTTCATCCAATCTTCACGAAATCCCCTCAGAGCGATCGCCAGAACTTTAA